GCATATGTAGTATCCAGAGAAAAATGATGTGCAATGATGAATCCTGACAATCTACACACACATCACTGTATTTTGTTCACTTGCTTGCTATTTCTGGACTATTATTGATGGAGCAGCAGAAGAGGCTTTTAGTGTTATAATATATGTTCGACTTATAAATTCAATAGCTGAACAAAACTTTCAAAAAGATTACTTTGACTGACTAAAGTATGGACATATATACCGCGTGTTAtcgtttcttcttcttcttcacttaaCTACATGTGAAGCTGAAGCTGAGCCAATGTGCTTTTCCAGAAGAAACTGAGGCACATCAATCAAACGCCAACCCACCTGCTATTGGCACTAAATGAGGAAGGAAAAAGAACATTGTCCCTGAAGGCTCGAGACACACAAACAGGAAACTGAGTTTGGGAAAGGTGGTTGTCTCCTTGATGCACACCATGGTGCCCTTGTCTACTCTCTGTCTTCTTCCTTGCACAGGTATTTTATTTCAAGATTTCGTAAGTGGTCCGCACTGACAAATGAAATACGCAAAAAAAGATACTTATGTTGTTTTGTTCTTGCAAACACCTTATTTACTGGTAGTAGGTTCTCTCATAGCATTTTTCGGTGGAGTTGTACTGACATCTTTGACTGAAGTTTCTTTCAactggttagttataatcttccCATTTCTGAAATTTCAAAGTCAAATGATTGGGGAATGCATCACACTATCCATTAGTTCAGTCAAGCTCACATTATTGGCAATTGAGTTAAGTCTTATATTTATATGCCTGTAACACTCAAAACTTTCTAAAATGAGAAGTGATATGTTAATTTTTGAAGAGACTGTGATTATGTTACAAGCATATACATCACTGGCAATGCGAAAAAAAAATTAATAATACATTTTCCCGTTATTTTAGCTAAAATAATGGagcacattttattttattttatttgcaatcTGAAGCTTGGTTGTACTTCAGTCTCTGGCAATTGGTTTATTTCTTGTGGTCAATTTTGGAGCAGATGATGGGTTGTTGGTTGTAGTGATTTGATATTTTAATGACTATTCATATCAATGATTATGCTTGGCCCCATGAGAAACACACGAGGTAGAAACGATTGTGAGATAGGGAGGGGAATAGAAAGATGACGAGGAGATGCATTTATCTACCACATCACAAGCATGAAATATCATCACATGTCAATTGTCTATGACTCCCATATCATATAAATAGAAATCCAATATTTTTGTTTCTTGTGAAGTtggttcactttattcccttccTGTTAGAGTTGATGCTTGAGATCTAGGGCCCAAACAATTTGTGACCATAGACTGCTCAGAGTTGTCCTATTTGATCTTCAAGTGCAACCCTTCCATTGTTCTATTGCATCTCTGAGCCATATTAGCATACATTTCTAATCAACAATGAACTACCGGATTTACTTCATGTCAGTTGTTACTATCTCTTAGAAATTCTTTCTGCATTCATCATATAAGCAATTAAATTCACTATCAGCAAAGTTCACTGCAAGTTTGCTGCACAATTTTTATTTGATAGATACACGTGAGATTATTATTTTTCTTTACGTTTGTTGAATATATGAATAATTCGTTTGAGAACAGGGACAAAACATGACAAGAAAGGGGAAGAACTAACCTACATGGAGCTTGGTCAAGGTCGTCGCTCATGTTTGATGGCATTGTTTCTGGTTCCACCGACGTTGTCGATGCCTATTACCTATGGCCCCTTTGCTGCTTTCCTCGGTCGGGCGTGGTCCATCAGCCACTGCATGCAGACAATAGAATTTAGGCCAGCAATTGTCGCTTATCTACGCTACAGATCGACCCATAGACAGGGAAAGGAAGCGATGGTTGGTGGGGAGAGGAGCCGGGGGACGTGTTGTGACGGGACAAGAGGCGCAGTGGCAGGAAGAGAAGGTGAAGACTACGCCATGTGAGTTGCTGATGTTGTGCCTTATGCGGTGGGGATAAGGGATGTGTGATGTGCTTGTGTGGTGAGAGGCGAGGAGTGGCTTTTCCTTTTTGCGGGAGGCTGTTCATTTTTGTCTATTCTATTTTTATATTCAAGATACATACAATATTTATCATCATTATAATCGAGATAATAAATAGTTATTTATTCCATTAATGTGTTGAGTTATTTTGTTTTTGATTTTAATATGCTCTCATGGAATGGTAAAAAATTGGTCCATCCAATTTACAAGTTGAGTACTCTATGTTTGCACGTTCTTACATTTTCATGTGAAATCTTCATGCTAACTGTATGAAGTACTCATGTAAGATGGTTACAAGTCAACGAAGATTTTTTTACTATAATTGCTCAAGTACTGTGGGAAGGAAGCTGAAGACAATATTCCTGATATTTTAGGAGATGTAAGTGAAGTGGAATAATGAAAATACATTGCATCAAGTACATTTTTCGATTGTTACTGTAAATTTTTTCTATACATGTGAAATTGGAAGTGCATAGCTTATGTATGCAATCAGAAAAAAATTTAGaaggcccgtggcaacgcacgggtaTTGTACTAGTAAGATCTAAGGGTTCTAAATTTAGATGTGAGATAACTATTtcacatctactccctccgttccacaatacatgccttccatttgttaaaatatagatgtatctagacatgttttagtatataggtgcATCCATTTTTGGAGAAATGGAAGTCAagtattttggaacagagggagtagatgtGAAATAGCAAACCTGTTATTATTATACATTGAACTTTTTATATACACCAAACTTttatatattactccctccgttcctaaatataagtctttttagacatttcaaatggaatacaacatacggatgtatgtagacatattttagagcgtagattcattcattttgctccgtatgtagtcacttggtgcaatctctaaaaagacttatatttaggaacggagggagtatgtaatAACACATAAggaacaatttttaaaaaatatattcTTCTATTTTTTAACAGGTTATAAAAATATCTAGCTCCTAAAAAACAACAACCGGATTTTCAGCTAAGACTCCCTGTTTGACGCCCACGGGCCTCATACATGAGCTCTCGTCTGAGAGCAGTGTCTGAAGGTAGACCATAAATCGCCCACAAAAACTCTTCGAGCAATTCATACAAAAGGATTCCTAAGAAAACATTTTGGTTCAAAACGCAAATTTCAGTCTATTCAATGGTACGGTCGGCACGATGGCAGTCGTTCGACTAACTCAAAACTAACATAACCTCTATCAGCAAGTCACTGACGACGCCGTGCATTCATATCGCGCGCGGTTACTCGGGGTCGGATAATTTCTGCTTCTCTGGGGCGTGTTACGTACAGCTTGTTTGTTCTCACATTTTCTTGTGATCCACCCTTTCTTTATTCCTTCTTTGCCTTCTTCTGCAAACAGAGCAGATTCACAATCATGAGAAGACCGTCCTACTTTCTTCAgtatacagcagcagcagcccatACTCTAAAATAGGTTTAAAATGGTTGGACAAGATTTTCTATCAAAGCGTAGAACAACGAAAGTGGTGTTACCTTTGAGGGCATGGCCACCATATCAGCAACCTTGCTATCGCCACTGGTGGCCATGGCAGATTCAGATGAACCTGCAATGCTCTCCTGAAACAAAAACAACCAGTGCTTAGTAACTAATACAAGAAAAGGTGGATCATTTTTTTTCGATAAAAGAAAAGGTGGATCATACTGACAGAAAGAAAACACAAAAGGGAAACCTAACCTTTGGGGGAATAGATGCAGCTTCTCTCTTTCTTTTGTTTCCATCCACTTTCTTTGATTGCTTGTCGGGCTTCTCTTGAAGTTTCTTTGTCGACTTCTTTTTGTCACTCAGAGAATACTTGCCATTCTCAAGTTCAAGATCAGTCTACAGTATCCATAATGACAAGATATTATTAATCAAACAGTAGGTGAAGAAGCCAACATTTTCAGTTGCAACTACTACAATACAATACCCACACAGCACAAGGAAAACATGCAAAAATCTACATAGCATGTGGGTTGTTGATTCTACTAATTCAAGTAGCATGTCGTGAACTGCAGTGATCTTAGAAATTAACATGGAATGAATTATATGGTCAACTGCACTGCTGTAGGATGGCCAGCTCGAATGAAATCACGAAGTTCCATGACAGGACTGCTAACCACCATAGCAGTTCATGAATTGGTGAAGAAAACAGTATATCTAAAACTGTAAAACAACTGTAATAGCACGCGCTAGAAACCAAAAAATAAATTGAGTTCACCTTGCTAGGCTGCTGCGGAGATGGAAAGGGTGTGTATGGCTTCTTCAGTTTGATATTCTCCCTAGAAAACAGCAAGCAATGAGCAGGCATAAGACACAATACCCACTTTTCAGTATGAAATACGGTGCAAATTCCTTACTTCTCATACTTTGGTAGAATCCTGCCCCAGCTTTCATTAGCCAGGGCAGGTGTTTTAGCTGGCTCACGTTCTTTTTTGAGTTCCTGATTAGTTAACAAAAACTGGTAGTAATTTCAGGCAACAGGCATACACCTTATAACAAAACACATGTGGTAAAACCAAATCAGTCACCTGAATGTGATCCAGTGGACCCTTTATGTTATTCATACAATCCTCTGCGATCTTTCTGACTTGTTTTAGTCCCCTTCCGTCAAGGGAACCCATGGCAGCAACAGTATTTCCCTTTCATGATGGTCAATATTTAAGCATAAAGAGTAAAAGGTAGTAGACCTATAAATCTGTACTGTAACTTTGATGAAAGTACTAAGGTTGAAATTATGGAAAAACCTGAACTAAGATGTAGCAGCCAGTCAAATTCTCTAGGGCCTGTAGTGCAGAAAACAAACATGTGAACACAAGAGTACATTAAAAGAGACGCAACAACAGGACAAGAACCATATGAGAGTGGTACCTTAAGGGTAGACATATTAGGTCCTAACAGACGGTCTCTCCGTTCAGAAAACCTTTTCTGTACATGGCACATTATTACTGTACTGAGGATATCAGAGCTAAATTCATCAAGAGCGGCAAAAGAAAATGATCTAAGGTCTAATTTAAGATAACACCATAATCTAAATCACACCAAAAGGAGAAATATTAAGTTGTACAATACGAAACAAATATTTTTATAATTGGATTCATGAAATTGTTATGGAGGAGACAGATTTAGCACACGCatttatgcaactatgtgaaacACAGTATACATATATGGAGCATATGTGAAAAAGGCAACACTGGAAACTACAGTGACCTTGTAAAATTATGTTATGAGCACAATCATCTGACATAAAAGTAATTTAGGGGTCTCATCATAAAAATGGATAAAACAAAGTAAAATAAATACAGCACACAGTGCATATAACAGATGAAAAACTTCCTAACCCAATTACAGTGTATTAGGTAATTCTGAAACAACAAAAATGCAATTAAGCACCCAGAGTCTAGAGAAAGGGGAATAAGCTAAAGTTTAATACAATTCTTTGATTGGTTCTGCAACCTACTTTGACAATTAaaaatttatttatatttttctTCCTGTTGAAATATTTGATAGCTAGCAGAGAACCACAGAATGCAGCAATAACATGGTAAAGTCAAAGCAATTCTGTAAAACTGCAAGAGCTGTAGTCAAGAATGAAAGAGTCTTACCCTATTCCGTACGAGGTCACCAATCTTAATAATATCGCAGGTCATATCATCGTTGAGTATTTTAATCGCCTGCAAAAATCAGTACAAGTTTAATCAGGGATGAACAACTCCCACAAAATATGATCGAGTTGTCAGCTGCTCAAGAATAGGAATGGCACACTATTACATATAAGAGAATGTTTTTTTTCATATAGAGTACTCAAATTCTCATCCAGTAGTTACTTGCCCAATGAGTCGGATGGACAAAAATTAAGATACAAGGACGATCCTTTTAGCAATTCACTGGATATAAATTGCCGCCCACGAGATAAACAAAAACCTCCATAATTGGTAGATACGTAACACATGTCAGACAGAGTTGCACAAAAACTCAAGGGCTCGATCGATCAGCAACAAAGCACATGCATGTGTACTGTACCTGATGTACAGGGACACTCCGCGACAGGAGTCTGGTCAGGTCCCTGGCCTTGACAACAATGTAGGGGTCCCTGGTCTTCCTGGTGGTCGAGACAGTCATGGATCCCTCACTCTGTACACACAAGTTTGTACAACATCATGGGACTGACCCCAAATTTTGGATATTAATTAATCTATCTATTGCTTGAAGAAAGGGAAAGCCCAAACAACTGATCGGCGTACCACACTGAGCTTGCACGAGACCCCATGCTCCTTCAGCGCGCCCTTGACGACCGGCCACGCCTCCAGCAGAGACTCCTCTGCACCCGAACAAACAAACAAACAGGGCGCCTCAGCGATCAAATACGCCTCAATTCCATTGAATCGCaggatgggggagggggagggggaggggggagacgGTTTGAAGGGGGGCGGGATTGAGTGGTCGGTCGCATGCCTCTGTCTTTGGCGAaggtggtggagaaggaggtggtTTCGAGCAGGGCGCCCTCGTTCGAGGGGGGCTCGAACTTCTCCGCCTTCAAGAGGTTGCTGCTGCCGGGGTCATCCTCGTCCCAAGGCTTCCCCTTCCGACTCCGATTCTTCCCCTCCGACGTCGCCGACGCCGCCGTCGCTGCCGCATTGGTTCCGCCCTCCGACGCCATACTGGAGTGCTAGCTTAGCTAGGGtttagggccagttcttttgctAGCTTTTTTGGCTTTCAGAATAAGCTGCTCTCTACCTAGCTTATTCTAAAAGCCCAACCAAAATTTC
This genomic window from Aegilops tauschii subsp. strangulata cultivar AL8/78 chromosome 4, Aet v6.0, whole genome shotgun sequence contains:
- the LOC109765894 gene encoding KRR1 small subunit processome component-like encodes the protein MASEGGTNAAATAASATSEGKNRSRKGKPWDEDDPGSSNLLKAEKFEPPSNEGALLETTSFSTTFAKDREESLLEAWPVVKGALKEHGVSCKLSVSEGSMTVSTTRKTRDPYIVVKARDLTRLLSRSVPVHQAIKILNDDMTCDIIKIGDLVRNRKRFSERRDRLLGPNMSTLKALENLTGCYILVQGNTVAAMGSLDGRGLKQVRKIAEDCMNNIKGPLDHIQELKKEREPAKTPALANESWGRILPKYEKENIKLKKPYTPFPSPQQPSKTDLELENGKYSLSDKKKSTKKLQEKPDKQSKKVDGNKRKREAASIPPKESIAGSSESAMATSGDSKVADMVAMPSKKKAKKE